One genomic segment of Clavibacter sepedonicus includes these proteins:
- a CDS encoding antitoxin VbhA family protein: MTDPDTPTDAQVQERLAFATAGLALGGHEITDPVLLDILERAAQHQITSDEAIAQIRAHIQG, translated from the coding sequence ATGACCGACCCCGATACCCCGACCGATGCCCAGGTTCAGGAGCGCCTCGCGTTCGCGACGGCCGGCCTCGCGCTCGGCGGGCACGAGATCACCGACCCCGTCCTCCTCGACATCCTCGAACGCGCCGCCCAGCATCAGATCACCAGCGACGAGGCCATCGCCCAGATCCGGGCACACATCCAAGGCTGA